Proteins encoded by one window of Arabidopsis thaliana chromosome 2, partial sequence:
- a CDS encoding centrosomal protein of 135 kDa-like protein: MSWLRSAVNKAVEVGGKNNITRTVRNYADSVVLTAGNAVSEGAKLIQDRIGSRNVKSFSLAVKRLEEVSVSSRGSERVQLLRRWLVALREIERMSYSCFDNNNHKTDDHTQSEDSPKNFSTVYYVDPGLPGEPMTFRDVFLHSEALEGMVLSMILEAPNEEEVQLLLELFGLCLSGEKEVHEAVIQNVQDLATVFLKYKDEVLAKREELLQYVQGAIGGLKLSADIARIDIEAHTLMEKLDKTKVKVLEHASSEDASKTAASTEALREILEQVRTFSKLEALLLRKKSLHNGDTLQRHIEKVDKLKVLSESLLNSTSKAEKRIMDHRSQKEEALSYRVSKTTEVGQLEKDVAAELKKLEILKEDLEAELKRVNTSITSARARLRNAQEEREQFDNASNEILMHLKSKEEELTRSITSCRVEADVVNKWIKFLEDTWILQSKFSQQKDNQVSGEMERYSDHFIDLIVQLLSFYKEQLDPYIPKIRGVVASLEPSKGLEAEKIIDNKDTKPFESRKQLEKEYLDLEAKFVTTLSVVDAMKKPFYSQTEGISRKDDKRVKELFEVLDKTKQEFEAIERPLLDIESPSRTSSSSRSPSLKMTHETPLSDTVLKLSGGDDSPDSKKGSSGKEEDPAKKQLELELDVDGEEFLADEINDWEFDALDETLTSKTSS; encoded by the exons ATGTCGTGGTTGAGATCGGCGGTGAACAAAGCAGTTGAAGTCGGCGGGAAGAACAATATCACCCGCACCGTTCGCAATTACGCTGATTCCGTCGTCCTTACCGCCGGCAATGCCGTTTCCGAAGGCGCCAAACTCATCCAGGATCGCATC GGATCGAGGAATGTGAAGAGCTTTAGTCTCGCGGTGAAGAGATTAGAAGAGGTTTCGGTTTCTTCAAGAGGAAGCGAGAGAGTGCAGTTGTTGAGGAGATGGCTTGTTGCtttgagagagattgagaggaTGTCTTATTCTTGTTTCGACAATAACAATCACAAAACCGATGATCATACTCAATCCGAAGATTCTCCTAAAAACTTCAGTACC GTTTATTACGTTGATCCTGGTCTTCCCGGTGAGCCAATGACTTTTCGTGATGTGTTTCTTCATAGTGAGGCACTTGAAGGGATGGTCTTGTCTATG ATTTTGGAAGCACCCAATGAGGAAGAAGTCCAGCTGCTTTTGGAACTATTTGG GCTCTGTTTGTCAGGAGAGAAGGAAGTTCATGAAGCAGTGATTCAAAATGTGCAGGACTTAGCAACTGTGTTTTTGAAATACAAAGATGAAGTTCTG GCAAAGCGCGAGGAACTGCTTCAATATGTCCAAGGTGCTATTGGAGGGTTAAAATTGAGTGCTGATATTGCAAG AATAGATATTGAAGCACATACTCTGATGGAGAAACTAGATAAGACTAAGGTCAAGGTTCTCGAGCATGCTTCAAGTGAAGATGCTTCAAAAACTGCTGCATCAACAGAG GCTCTCCGGGAAATTCTTGAGCAAGTTCGCACTTTTTCAAAGCTAGAAGCACTCTTGCTTAGGAAAAAATCATTACACAATGGTGATACCCTTCAACGCCACATTGAGAAG GTCGATAAACTGAAAGTTCTATCAGAATCCTTACTCAATTCCACCTCGAAAGCCGAAAAGCGAATCATGGATCATAG AagccaaaaagaagaagctctaAGCTACCGAGTTTCTAAAACTACTGAAGTTGGTCAGCTGGAGAAG GATGTAGCTGcagaattaaaaaaacttgagaTTTTGAAGGAAGATCTTGAAGCTGAGCTGAAAAGG GTCAACACCTCAATAACATCTGCCCGGGCTCGCCTTCGCAATgctcaagaagaaagagagcaGTTTGATAATGCGAGTAACGAAATTCTTATGCACCTGAAGTCAAAG GAAGAAGAGCTGACTCGTTCGATAACTTCATGCCGAGTAGAGGCAGATGTTGTAAATAAGTGGATCAAATTTTTGGAAGATACATGGATTCTCCAGTCtaaattttctcaacaaaagGATAACCAAGTTAG TGGTGAGATGGAGAGATATAGTGACCATTTCATCGACCTGATTGTTCAACTCCTATCTTTCTACAAG GAACAATTGGATCCATATATACCGAAAATCCGAGGAGTCGTGGCAAGTTTGGAACCAAGTAAAGg GTTAGAAGCCGAGAAAATCATAGACAACAAGGATACAAAGCCATTTGAATCTAGAAAACAGCTTGAGAAGGAGTATTTGGACCTCGAAGCTAAG TTTGTAACAACATTAAGTGTGGTGGATGCAATGAAAAAGCCATTCTATTCACAAACAGAAGGAATCTCCAG GAAAGACGATAAAAGAGTGAAAGAACTATTTGAGGTAttggacaaaacaaaacaagagtttGAGGCTATCGAACGCCCGCTTCTAGATATTGAGTCTCCTTCTAGAACCTCATCGTCTTCACGCTCACCGTCCTTGAAAATGACTCATGAGACTCCACTTTCCGATACAGTCCTGAAACTTTCCGGTGGTGATGATTCACCAGACAGTAAAAAAGGGTCTTCAGGGAAGGAAGAAGACCCGGCAAAGAAACAACTCGAGTTGGAACTGGACGTCGACGGAGAAGAGTTCTTggcagatgaaatcaatgacTGGGAATTCGACGCTCTTGATGAAACTCTGACCTCAAAGACAAGTAGTTGA
- a CDS encoding centrosomal protein of 135 kDa-like protein: MSWLRSAVNKAVEVGGKNNITRTVRNYADSVVLTAGNAVSEGAKLIQDRIGSRNVKSFSLAVKRLEEVSVSSRGSERVQLLRRWLVALREIERMSYSCFDNNNHKTDDHTQSEDSPKNFSTVYYVDPGLPGEPMTFRDVFLHSEALEGMVLSMILEAPNEEEVQLLLELFGLCLSGEKEVHEAVIQNVQDLATVFLKYKDEVLAKREELLQYVQGAIGGLKLSADIARIDIEAHTLMEKLDKTKVKVLEHASSEDASKTAASTEALREILEQVRTFSKLEALLLRKKSLHNGDTLQRHIEKVDKLKVLSESLLNSTSKAEKRIMDHRSQKEEALSYRVSKTTEVGQLEKDVAAELKKLEILKEDLEAELKRVNTSITSARARLRNAQEEREQFDNASNEILMHLKSKEEELTRSITSCRVEADVVNKWIKFLEDTWILQSKFSQQKDNQVSGEMERYSDHFIDLIVQLLSFYKEQLDPYIPKIRGVVASLEPSKGLEAEKIIDNKDTKPFESRKQLEKEYLDLEAKL; this comes from the exons ATGTCGTGGTTGAGATCGGCGGTGAACAAAGCAGTTGAAGTCGGCGGGAAGAACAATATCACCCGCACCGTTCGCAATTACGCTGATTCCGTCGTCCTTACCGCCGGCAATGCCGTTTCCGAAGGCGCCAAACTCATCCAGGATCGCATC GGATCGAGGAATGTGAAGAGCTTTAGTCTCGCGGTGAAGAGATTAGAAGAGGTTTCGGTTTCTTCAAGAGGAAGCGAGAGAGTGCAGTTGTTGAGGAGATGGCTTGTTGCtttgagagagattgagaggaTGTCTTATTCTTGTTTCGACAATAACAATCACAAAACCGATGATCATACTCAATCCGAAGATTCTCCTAAAAACTTCAGTACC GTTTATTACGTTGATCCTGGTCTTCCCGGTGAGCCAATGACTTTTCGTGATGTGTTTCTTCATAGTGAGGCACTTGAAGGGATGGTCTTGTCTATG ATTTTGGAAGCACCCAATGAGGAAGAAGTCCAGCTGCTTTTGGAACTATTTGG GCTCTGTTTGTCAGGAGAGAAGGAAGTTCATGAAGCAGTGATTCAAAATGTGCAGGACTTAGCAACTGTGTTTTTGAAATACAAAGATGAAGTTCTG GCAAAGCGCGAGGAACTGCTTCAATATGTCCAAGGTGCTATTGGAGGGTTAAAATTGAGTGCTGATATTGCAAG AATAGATATTGAAGCACATACTCTGATGGAGAAACTAGATAAGACTAAGGTCAAGGTTCTCGAGCATGCTTCAAGTGAAGATGCTTCAAAAACTGCTGCATCAACAGAG GCTCTCCGGGAAATTCTTGAGCAAGTTCGCACTTTTTCAAAGCTAGAAGCACTCTTGCTTAGGAAAAAATCATTACACAATGGTGATACCCTTCAACGCCACATTGAGAAG GTCGATAAACTGAAAGTTCTATCAGAATCCTTACTCAATTCCACCTCGAAAGCCGAAAAGCGAATCATGGATCATAG AagccaaaaagaagaagctctaAGCTACCGAGTTTCTAAAACTACTGAAGTTGGTCAGCTGGAGAAG GATGTAGCTGcagaattaaaaaaacttgagaTTTTGAAGGAAGATCTTGAAGCTGAGCTGAAAAGG GTCAACACCTCAATAACATCTGCCCGGGCTCGCCTTCGCAATgctcaagaagaaagagagcaGTTTGATAATGCGAGTAACGAAATTCTTATGCACCTGAAGTCAAAG GAAGAAGAGCTGACTCGTTCGATAACTTCATGCCGAGTAGAGGCAGATGTTGTAAATAAGTGGATCAAATTTTTGGAAGATACATGGATTCTCCAGTCtaaattttctcaacaaaagGATAACCAAGTTAG TGGTGAGATGGAGAGATATAGTGACCATTTCATCGACCTGATTGTTCAACTCCTATCTTTCTACAAG GAACAATTGGATCCATATATACCGAAAATCCGAGGAGTCGTGGCAAGTTTGGAACCAAGTAAAGg GTTAGAAGCCGAGAAAATCATAGACAACAAGGATACAAAGCCATTTGAATCTAGAAAACAGCTTGAGAAGGAGTATTTGGACCTCGAAGCTAAG CTTTAA